The Arachis ipaensis cultivar K30076 chromosome B03, Araip1.1, whole genome shotgun sequence region GTTATAGAAGTGAAAAGGTTTTGTGTGAATTTTGTGCGCATACCGTGCGTATGCACAAAAGCaaggtcatgcgtatgcatgactcATGTGTATGCACAACTTGCATTTCAGAAATGTATCTTTTTTGTGTGCGTTTTGAGCGTACGCACAAAAAGTAGTTCATCATGCATATGCACGAGGCACGCGTACGCACAATTATCCTATTTTTCAAGAAATACTATTTTTAACTATTTTTGCCTATTCAGCCTGTTTTCACCTCTATGACCCCTGTTTAAGGTCTGATAGCTAGTGTTTAAGTTTTGGGACGAGTGAAAGTGTACTGAGTGAAATAAAAGGGGTGTTTTCTATTATAAATTTAGAACCGGTGACTTAGGATTGTAGAGTACTGTGGGTGGATTAACTAGAGTATTTTATGTAGTGTACTGAGTGGATTAAAGAGAACATATCGGAGTATAGTGGATATAAGTTTGAAGAAATATATTTTGATTATGAAAATGAATTGGGCATGATTGTTCATCTTGAGCTATttttctcgaaagtgcgaccccaatgagatggtggaaggtgagaatctccttctttgttcctcctgatATTATAAAATCGCCTtcagcgagatggtgggaggttatgATCCCTCCTTTGTTCCTCCTGGATATATGAGAATATACCTCCTATGTAAgacgcaaggattgtggttttgtcTCACTTGCTCCAAGTTAGTTGTTGAGGCTCCCCGGATAGGTGCAAGGGTGtggttcgccccacttgctctaggttaaGATGATTTGATCTttttgggtagatgcaagggttgtggttttgtcccacttgctccaggttggtaaTTGATATTTATCTGAGTCATGAGTCTCCCTGGGTAAATACAGTGGCTTGtccccacttgctctaggttgagatTTGAGATTCTGTTGACCCTTCATCGCACGATGTGCCAGGACACTTTAACTTTCCGAATGAATTCCTCAATGAGATGATTAATGAATAAATatatatgcatagactcttggggatgtgtGCACGCAGGGATTGTCCAGGGTTCGCTACTAGACATGTCGGGTTTGACTGTATAAcagacagatgagctcattggccatagacagacatgcatcatatgcatttgtatcaTTTGTTTGAGTATGTATTTTATATCTTGGCTTGCCTAATTGAATTATCTGTATCTATATACTAcgtgactttaaatgctttacTTGTTtccttaattgtgtattacttgtatgCCTTGTATGTGTTTATTTTTGAGAGATCTCTCATAGTGGTGGAGGTGATGCTAAGGGTTGTTCCACATTGATGATTGGGAggtttgcagaaaattaaaaatgaagAGATAAATTAGAATTCCTTGATAGCATTACCCTATTTCTGGTTTAGTGAGAACTTTAAGCTTTGATTTGGGACTATGGAGTTTacgattgcctttggctttccgAAGCCTTATATTTTATCTATTtggacactgttaccatattAAGATCCCCCGATTCTCATTTCATACatatttgttatttttcagatgtaggacaTGAAGCACCTCGCTGAGCGTGCTGGATGATTCTTGGAAGCGAAGATCtacattttgaaaatttcatattATGTATTTGGTTTATTTATGTATGTGTATACATTCTCCACTTTTGTATAAAACTTGTATTGTTCCTCCTAGAGGCTGACTTCGGAGAATAAGAATTTGTATTTgtcttttagtatgtttttgggTTGTATATAATATGTATATACACACACATATTCTAGCCGGCTTTTGCTTTGCAGGTCAAGGCTGGAGCTTGATATGTATTTTCCTTGGAACTCTTTAACTATATATATTATGTCTCTTCTATTTCGCTTAACCGTACGAGTGTGATGCgattttctgtttctgttttgtCTAATCTTTTCTTCAAGACTCCTAACTAAACTATCTTTCATACATATCTATGtacgtatttttatttttagaggtcataGCGCCTCACCACCTTTGAATTATGACCTAGGCGTAAGGCTTTGTGTGGTAGGATGTTATAGGGGGCCGCTGCGCCATCGCTAAGCTTCTAACACTATCGCCGAACTGCCGCTGTtgagttcaccaagaagaagggCCACAAAGAGTGCGACGGCGACGAGGCacccctcttcctctctctctctctctctctctNNNNNNNNNNNNNNNNNNNNNNNNNNNNNNNNNNNNNNNNNNNNNNNNNNNNNNNNNNNNNNNNNNNNNNNNNNNNNNNNNNNNNNNNNNNNNNNNNNNNNNNNNNNNNNNNNNNNNNNNNGGCTCGTGTCTTCTCTCTCCCTTGCAAGCTCTCTCTCCATCTGGTTCTGATTCCCAACGGCGATGGCGGCTCCAAGCTTCGCTGGTGCCGTCCTCCATTTCCCCCTCTTCCTTTttttccattcttcttcttccctttcccgtaattttctttctccctctcgttcgttctctttatctttttttttccaattttttattttataattttttggttaggagtaatttggtaataaattttaaaatttaagtaaaaaagacgattttaaaactaagttaaattttagggacgattttatgtgcaaaaaaaaaaaaaaaagaaatttgggatgaaaaaaattttcgacctttaccttaagaaccaaaatcgtacttaaccattTTTCAGAATTCTTTTCTCTATACTTATGTGATGCAATCACCACTAGTCTAAACTAATCAAAGTTCAAATTATGAGCATTTATGGTTTTTTACTTAGGTTAGTGTTTTTTGCTATAAGTTAAGAAGAAAgaggattaaaaaggctcaattTTGGCTAACAATAGTGTTATtttgggtaaccggagattagtggACTGGACTTGtaaggttggcccaatcgtctgaaggAGGAGGTCTCCGACTTGGTTTGCATCTGGGAGCCGCCGTTTGACTCGTGCGTGTGaaggaatggggggtggtacctacaaggacactccgatgcctaagttagtgAGGGGTTTTAggaggtttagagagtattggaacttagagatacctgaggggtgtcagtgtatttatagtggtgaaccaataactaccgttggagtagttccaccttttgaGGAGGATAACCGtctctttatcttagggaagttgagatatggctcttggaagtgtgttgagagattttaggggtagttacttatttgaataaggcTTATCAGCCAGCTAACCTTCGATCCCGACTTCCTTAGAGGGGAATCTGTGTCGTATCCGACTTCTTCTTAGGAGGTCGGTTACAAGCGAAGGCCAATCTATGAATTGGGCCTTTCTAGTTTATTTAGACCTGGACTCTAGTGTTAGGTCAGGATATGAACAAATAGTAAAttaaaaggtaaggctatctaTATAAATGAACTAATGTAAAACaatagcttcaatcatataaatgcacataTACATAAAATATCAGATATCAAGAATTAAACAAGTTAAAAATTATaaggaaatggatcctctccatttTTTTTTGTCACTGGAGAGAATAAAGTGTAATCTCCCACCTTTAATTCTACAAGTAGGAccaaaataaataagagagagaatgCAATGAAGGGTGAGATCTTCCACTAGATACCATCTAGTTTTTTTTCCACTGGAGAAGATCCAATCCCAAATTATAATatagagagaataacacacaaaaataaaataatgattaAAGATATATAACCACACATTAAAGGCTCAAATCTTAATAGATTGTGTGTTCTAAAATTTTAGATCCAATTTATGTTTCATAATCTTTATTTAAATAAGTTTAATGAAAATTTTAACTCAAGTTAATAGGATgtcctaattttttttcttagaaaTTTATTATTCTAATCAAATAACCAAAGGAGTTAATTTTATTTCAACTTTTCTCAATTCGAcacatacataaagaaaaaaaattcagatcCTATTCTCCACATTCATCCAATcattaactaaaaataaaaagttatatttaaaaactatatgaaataaaAAAGTGTACTAAAActagaataaaattttaaattatatacaaattaaaacaaGACGCAAATAAATTAGAAGAcaattcaaagtaacaaaatcTATATATATGCTTCAAAtgatgtgatttaatttattttgtaaaataaagatatttctatgattttctatcacaagattttatttaaaaaaataaaataattaaattatttattttaaaaaaatcccaACTCAACTNNNNNNNNNaatatattaaaaaaaaaagttaaatgacTGTCGCCTTACACCGCGAGTCCGCCGACGTGCTTCATCGGAGTTAAAATTTCAAAGTCAAGGAAGTTGATCTCCTCAATTACCATTACCAGCTCCCAAATCTCATTTCCACGCCAAAACGCTATTAAACCTCTCTTCAACCCGCAACAACAAATATTTCCATTCCAAAAAATTCAAAACCCTAATTTCCCGCCAAAATGCCGTACCCCGTCATTGTCGACGACAATGACATAGACGACGCCGCTTTGTGGGCCGTAATCGATTCCGCCGCAGCATCCCACTCCTCATCGAAATCCAAAACCCTACCAACCATCACTTATCCCAATCAACGCCAATCCCCTTCTCCGGTATCCAAACCATCGCCGTCGCCGGTATCGTCACTTCCGCCGGGAAAGTTCCACCGGATATCGCGGGATTCCGGCGAGGTTGTGCAGGAGTCGTGGGCTTACCGACCGCCGAGGAAGGTGGCGAGGATCGCTGCTCCTCCAGAGGCCAACGTGAGCGGCAGCCCTCTCGCTATGGTCAGGACCGTGGAGAGGACACCGCCAACGAAGGCCTATGCGTCGCCGGAGTCTTACCTGTCGCCGGGGATTGGAAAATTGACAGGGCAAGAGGTGAGCGGGAGCTGCACGGAGTTGTCGCCACAGTGTTTTGGCGGCGGCGGAAGGAGGAGCGAGAAGGTAGATGAGGAGAAGGAGAATGGCATGTGGCATGGCTTGTCTGGAAGGTTTCCTTCGGTTTCTTTGTTCAAGGAGTACCAAAATGCAGCTATGGCGGTAATTATTCTATTTCATTTGTCTCTATGATCGGTTCTAGGTTCagctttttacttctttttttctGTTTAAGCTGAATTTGAATAATGAGCGGTAGAATAaatgatggttttgtgacttgatTTTGAAGTTGCTGTTTGATTTACGAGGGAGAATAGAAGGGATACTAAGGAGCATAGAATTTGCATGGAAAAGGAGGTTTTACGAGCATAATTGTTAGTAGAGTAATTTTTTTGATAGAGTGTTAGTATAGTTGTGTTGCATAATTGAACaagaattatatttttttatttattacatgatccaaaaatatgatttatcATCTCAGATTATTTGTTTTTTGTAGGATTGAACACTTAACAATCTGTAAAATGCAAAAGTATAACTGGCAATTTGATCGTAATCTTTTCTATATAAGTTCACTGCTTAAGTGCCATTGTTCGACCAGTTTCTGTCGATTTAGCATTTTGTGCTTCATATCATGTTCTTGAACAAGATAACATAACTAACCACTTTCTATTCTTAACATCTGTCATGCTTCTTATAATTTTTTTCGACAAAAATAACACACATTAAACCACTGATTAGCCCTTGAATGGAAAGCTACTACAACGGACATTTTTGTAAGGGCTGTAGTGTGTACAAATTATaagttgttttcttcatgttaGTCTCTTCAGGTATTTGCTTGTGAGGCTTACTTGCTTATTCTGTATCACATTAGAATATCCAACAGATAAGTTTCTCCAGTGCTTCTGTCCTTTACCTGTCATCAATATTGAAACTTAAAGCGTCTGATTCCTTTTTTTCCCTACTTTTTATACCTCTTTTTTTATCCTAATACTTGGACAAATTATTGctgcattgcatctttttttcATTTGACAATGCTAACTTGAGGAACATATTTTTCTTGAATATGATAACTTAACGGCTTGCTTGTCCAGACTCGAGATAAATTCAACGcctttaattttttgtattttttaaccTTTATAAAACATAAAATACTACTTGGATTATGAGTAGATACTCCTGGTTTGGATTATTGTATTTGAGTCAGTTTGACATGTTTTTGCCCCTGGTTTTGCATATAACAACCCAATTATATTTCCACAGGACTTTATGCAAGTGTCAGAAGATATAAGAGTTCCTGTGGCGCAATTAGTTTCCTTTGATTAGGATGTACCTAATAAATAAATCCTTTGTTGTTCTGTCAATGTCAATGACAGATTTTGGAGAAAACTGATTACACTTTGATTTCAGGAAAGTCTTTCATTAAAAAAACAGGTAAACAAAGTTACTGTTGTCTTTCCTGGGAAAACGATACAGTAGTTGTAACATTGATGAGTTTTTTACAGGTTGGAGAAAGATATCTTGCTACTTTAATATTTCTTATGAAATCAGAGATAAGAACATTGAGTTTGATGAGAATCGCAATGTTCAGCGTGCTGAGTTTGTTGTTCGTGCATACATGCAGTATGTTCTTGTTTGGTAGTTTCAACTAATTTTCTTCCAAATGATTTCTATTTTTGCCTCAACTATTGCAATTGGccttgctaatttttttttttcttttgcatttcATCAGGGGTGGCAGATTCTCAGATGGCTGGGGCTCTTGTGAGCGATGTGAAAAGAGATTTCAGAAACCAAATCATGATATTCCAAGCACAGCTGAGACCAGAGCCAAAAACAAAGCTTGTCAGGTACGTCATTTTTGGTGTGTACTTtgtctattttattttgtttttggtacATTGGGAGCAATGAGGTTTGGATCTAAGACTTCTTACAAACTACTCAACTAAAAGCTTTCAGACCAACTTAGACCACAAACATCTAGCACGCTGTTACTTTTACAGGATTTGCTAGGAATTGGAGAATACCGACCTGGTGCAACAAGTCAAGTTCATTGATTTTGCGGATACATTCTGTTCTGTTCTTTGTAATGATTTGGTATCCCTGAAATATTTTCTTTATCCACATGCACTATATAATTTGTTGGAGGGAGAAAGTAAACTAAAAAGTTGTAAATAAAAGTGCACCCTATTTTTTAGCAATTCTAGGTGAATTGCTGTAAATCCTAACATAATAGTCAATTAGCAAGTATTTGGTGTTTTAGCATTCAACATAAGAATTGCGTTCCTTGGGCAATGGCCAGCAAGAAAAGCTCTTCAATTCAGTTGGAGGTGAATGCCAGATCCAAGGAGAATCATGAACGAGGGATCCATATTTGGCTAGAATATCTGTGGAAGTTTATACCTTCCCTCAAAGTATGACTGCTGTTCACAGTCCagtcctcaagcaaccaacatTTGATGGTATCAATACCATTGTCTAGCtttagaaagcttggcttgaggTTTAAAAACGGTGGTATAAAATGTATTCCTGCCTACCTAGCAGGTTGGTCTGTATTTTACTATATGCTCAATATACATTTTGCTCTAACTTCTAGTTCTACTTCCCTTTTACACAGTTTACATTGTATGGATGGAGGACATGAGTCTTGTTTTCGTTGAAGTTTTCAAGTAATAACCTCCCCAAACCTATCTTGAGCATCATTCAATATTGTCAAAGACACCACCTTTTCAACACAGATAACCCTCGTATAGAAATTCTTTCTCTACACCTCTTGCTTCGCTTCTGCGGATTGTTCACCTCTGGATAGTTTCTTTTTTTTCGGTTCACTTAATTTAGGTAATTAGTTGATTTAGGGTTTCAATTGATGAGGTGTATCTTGATTTCACTAATGCTTGTTCTTGATCTAGCTAATTAGTTAATTTGTTGATTGGTTCATTTAGTTCTTGATTTAGCAATTTAGATCATGGGATGATTAGTTGATTCCATACTTGAGGTCTTCATCACAAACGTCACCATCTCAATATCGAGCATCAACAtctcattttaaatttttacccTAAAGATCAAAACGACAAATATGTACTAAAGATTTTGCAACAAAAATAACACAAGCTCACTAATTGTCTTATAAGTAGCAaaagattttctttttttctttgtcaAACGACTTGCGCATATGTGAACTTTTGTGAGAACATGGAATAAAATACCATCTCTAAACCTCttttcttaatatttttaaaatttagccgACCACCATAAAATTCTCTCTCTGGAATTTTTTTTGTTgggatttaatatttaatatttgattACTTTTATTAgagtttaaaatattttaaagatatttttgttttgattttttaaaaatatttttttgtcaaTACCTCaattttttagagatgtttttatggATTACCGACCCACCAGATTACTCAACCTGGACCCAGAGGTGACCTGCGTGCCAACTCACATCCTACTAAGAAGATCTTGACAACTAGCAGAAGCTTCCAGGCAGATGGGCCCAAGTGAAGGGGCCCACCCGGATTCAAAGTATAAACGGGGAGGGACCTACCCTTCCCTAGAGGTACGTTACCTTTCTACCCTAATTGGTCGCCTTTTCGTACGGATGCTAACTTTAacatcggagtgtccttgcaggtggccccaCCCGCTGACCAATCGaagactctctctctctctctctctctctctctctctctcNNNNNNNNNNNNNNNNNNNNNNNNNNNNNNNNNNNNNNNNNNNNNNNNNNNNNNNNNNNNNNNNNNNNNNNNNNNNNNNNNNNNNNNCACTCGAACCGCCATTCACCCGAGAAACCGaatattggcgccgtctgtggagaCCTAGCACAAATATGGAGCTTTTCCCTCGTAGAAAGGAGATACGTGAAGAAGGGGGAGCCCGCTTGAGAAGCAAGTAAGCTCTGCAGCCTCTTCTCAAGAACACTCGAGACCGCTGTCTCGTCGGGATGACCCCTCCCGATCTCCCGAGAGACGCCCGTTTGGTGGCACAGGTGATGACAACTCAAAGATCATGCAAGAACTTCGGCACCGAGTGCAAAACTTGGAGAGGGAGCTAGCTGCGAGGAATTGTTACCGTCCCGAGTACAGTAGAGACTCCCGCCCGAGCCCGTCTCGTACCCGGTCACCAACTAAGGGACCGGAGGATAGCAGGAGCCCCAGGAGGGACAATAAACACAGACGAACTGACGCTCGGTCTCACACCTACACCCACGGTAGGTCGGAAGGCCATGGGGAGACGAGAAGAGACAAAGGGAAGAAGCAACGGGATCCCATTATTATGGGCGCAACCCCTTTCCACCCCTCTATTCTCAAGGTTTGGCTGGCGAatatgcgtgagcatcttctctatcttttcctagtgaaatTGTACTTGAATTATTAAGTTTAATTAAGATTTGAtgtattttagccactatggatgctagtttgagttgtgtgcaattctattAATTTCAGGTAACATTTTGGACGAGTCTGACAAGAGTTGGAGTCAAGGACAGAGAAAGGAGGACTTGCTGCCACCTCCACGCCGAACTTgggaatttccaagttcagcgtggaggtaAAAAGTTCCAAGAATCAACGCTGCCTCCTCCACGCCGAACTTGAATTCTTCAAGTTTGGCGTCAACATGAAGAATTCGAAGAAAATACTCTGCCTCCTCCACGCTAAACTTGAGCTTTCTCAAGTTCAGTGCCAGCCCAACGCACCAAAGGAAGTAACATGCAccactccacgctgaacttggattaacccaagttcagcgtggactcaaGAAAAGCAAAAGAGTAACCActgcctcctccacgctgaacATGAGAATTTTCAAGTTCGGCGTGGACCTTAATGAACTTAAGTGGTCCCCAATTTGTTCCAAAGGTTCCACGGATTGATTAAAtcaattttgatttaaacttttatttgttttagaattaggaaaagatattatttagcttttagaaaatatattttacattaattatgattagatataaaagggaaaagaatcagccctttggaatcttcctcttctcttctacctcattcagcaatttacagttttacgaatcctagttttctctctgaaccatgagcaactaaacctccactgttaaggttaggagctctatctattgtatggattgatactattatttttctattttaattcatgtactgatttatatttcaagaattattttcgttctttatcttatgaatttgggtggaacagaagtatgacccttgttctaattgagttcttgaataacttggaaaagctctttacctgaacaacagcttgaaaacatattctcctaaatttctaattatctggacttaacgggatacgtgacatataatcctcttatatttgggtaattaggatttttgtggcatataaactagaattgaacttcaccctttaattggaattaagtgaccaaggaattggctattttatttttattttattttcattttcttttatattttattttattttcctttatgttctttcttctttccttgcctatttaccacatggtgcgtttaattctgtttggtgctttgtgctaaggaaaaataatggagagagatcacatgagttactactcacacccaagtagtgattcatattattgtggatggaggaactattcgaattttggttggcaaagtcaaaatcaaagaaacgtcagtgctccatgttccaactatcaagaaccaccatctccatattcatatcaagaaccactatctccatattcataccaagaaccaccacctctctatccatctcaagaaccatcatctttctacccatatcaagagccaccatctccctattcatacaaagaaccatcctctttttactcttatcaagaaccatcatctccttcttattcatatcaagagccaccatctccttattcatattAAGAACCATCAGCTCTTGaacttctcatgaaagaatgcatacatgatatgaggatgagtgtcaaaaatgtagagaaataTGTGGCGATGATTATCAAGCCCCAAAAAGAGGAACAaacaaattccttcccaagagatataatgcaagatcctatggaagaaagtgaggaaatcaatcaaaggagttcatacttcagtgaattagagaactttccaccctcacacatggaagaagaggaagatgcacaaacaaagaaGGAAGATGCATAAACAAAGGAGGTTGTATGGGATGAAAATAATTATGGGAATCTACAATCTAATGAAGCAGAGAGTGGCATAGAAGGTGAGTTTATTGAACTACCAATTCAAGAaattcttgatgaagggtacactccaaccatcacacaacacccaaattttgaaatcaaagaagtgaaggcaaccaaggaAAGCACTAAAAAGGAAATTgtgaccaagaaaaagaagaaaaaaatccatgaaaaagagaaggtcagcaGAAAATaatccaacctctaccccaacaagcaaggtgaatcaagttaataacaataaaagaaagcttgttaggagaaatttatatcagggggcactaattTTAACCTCTCCCCCTTGGAgatatttcttttaaccaactggaagaagaggaagaaacttTAACAAtaaagtgtcaagctagtgacattaaagaagcgcttgttgggaggcaacccaactactaaaattttcttgttttacatgtgttttggtcATGCAGAGTGATTAGAACAGGAACATGagcaattaaaaggaatttttgacACCCTGGAGTATTtctttgcttgggacaagcaaacttttaggTTTGGTGTTGGAGGAGAACAGCCGGAGGAATAAGATGGCCACCAGCATaattgaggtggttgagttcctttcattctatttcctcttctgttttcattttgttgtcttctgttttctgttgctttgattgcctgcatgatctttagtactttcaATTCTTAGCTttagtttcattctgttatttgcttttagttaaaaaaataattgtctcatgtaccactcactgagcttgaatatatataaaaaaaagaaaagagtaaggtattgcatgagaaattgagtttatatttaagagttgtcttatttacttaaatgtggtggtattgtttgtgattctgaatgcatgacatgaagaGTGTATATTTGactttgaatcaaaggatgttgatgtatgagGAATAGAAATTTAGAAAACTATTATAAATTCTCTGAAGTAAaaaaaagcttaatccttgaagcaaaagaaacagcaaaagaaaaataaaagcaaggtccaaggctttgagcatcaatgactagggaggtcagacatgactAAAAGCTCAAAGAGTCAGACATGACTAAAAGCTCAAAGATTTGTTTCTCtatagtcatatgcttgtggtgtaattGTGTCAAGTAAACCTtaagacagagcactaagagtcgagatgaagtgcatttaacagagtatgccaaaggctttgggcaccactgtctgggagtaactgaaagaaaaattagaacttaaagagagttccccagttaagtgcttgtggtatttttatgtcaagtgaagcttgagacaaaacatttaaagtcacggctagactcaaagtgcaaagcaccaaggaaaagagaatgaaagaaaatttgctgtgttcaaggattaatccgAAGTAAAtagattagagaattcataatatcatctggattacaattccaaatgacagtgacattcctctgattcaaatgatagtgagatgccaaaactatttaggaTTGCAATGTATAAACCCCACTTTGAGAAGAGACAGGAGCTTAATTGAATTCTtgcttctcatgcaaattcacatcttgagcctatattagtttggttgcttgaggacaagcaacaattcaagtttggtgttgtgatgcgtgagcatcttctctatcttttcctagtgaatttgcacttgaattattaagtttaatcaagatttgatGTATTTTAGTCACTATGGATGCtgctttgagttgtgtgcaattctgttaatttcaggtagcattttggACGAATCTGACAAGAGTTGGAGTCAAGGACGAAGAAAGGAGGACTTGCTGCCACCTCCACGCCGAACTTAGGAATTTTCAAGTTCAGCGTAGAGGTAAAAAGTTCCAAGAATCAACGCTGCCTCCTCCACGCCGAACTTGAATTCTTCAAGTTCAGCGTCAACATTAAGAATTCCAAGAAAACACTTTGCCTCCTCTACGCTGAACTTGAGCTTTCTCAAGTTCAGCGCCAGCCCAACACACCAAAGGAAGTAGCACGCACCACTCCACACTGAACTTGGGTtaacccaagttcagcgtggactcacGAAAAGCAAAAGAGTAACCACTGCCTCCTCAATGCTGAACatgaaaattttcaagtttgGCGTGGACCTTAATGAACTCAAGTGGTCCCCAATTTGTTCCAAAGGTTGCACGGATTGATTAAAtcaattttgatttaaacttttatttgttttagaatttggaaaagatattatttagattttaggaaatatattttacattaattaggattagatataaaaggaaaaagaataagCCCTTCGGaattttcctcttctcttctacctcattctgcaatttacagttttatgaatcctagttttctctctaaaccatgagcaactaaacctccactgttaaggttaggagctctgtctattgtatggattgatactattatttttctattttaattcatgtactgatttatatt contains the following coding sequences:
- the LOC107630017 gene encoding uncharacterized protein LOC107630017 isoform X11, whose amino-acid sequence is MPYPVIVDDNDIDDAALWAVIDSAAASHSSSKSKTLPTITYPNQRQSPSPVSKPSPSPVSSLPPGKFHRISRDSGEVVQESWAYRPPRKVARIAAPPEANVSGSPLAMVRTVERTPPTKAYASPESYLSPGIGKLTGQEVSGSCTELSPQCFGGGGRRSEKVDEEKENGMWHGLSGRFPSVSLFKEYQNAAMAESLSLKKQVGERYLATLIFLMKSEIRTLSLMRIAMFSVLSLLFVHTCSMFLFGVADSQMAGALVSDVKRDFRNQIMIFQAQLRPEPKTKLVRIC
- the LOC107630017 gene encoding uncharacterized protein LOC107630017 isoform X12, producing MPYPVIVDDNDIDDAALWAVIDSAAASHSSSKSKTLPTITYPNQRQSPSPVSKPSPSPVSSLPPGKFHRISRDSGEVVQESWAYRPPRKVARIAAPPEANVSGSPLAMVRTVERTPPTKAYASPESYLSPGIGKLTGQEVSGSCTELSPQCFGGGGRRSEKVDEEKENGMWHGLSGRFPSVSLFKEYQNAAMAESLSLKKQVGERYLATLIFLMKSEIRTLSLMRIAMFSVLSLLFVHTCSMFLFGVADSQMAGALVSDVKRDFRNQIMIFQAQLRPEPKTKLVRPT
- the LOC107630017 gene encoding uncharacterized protein LOC107630017 isoform X9 codes for the protein MPYPVIVDDNDIDDAALWAVIDSAAASHSSSKSKTLPTITYPNQRQSPSPVSKPSPSPVSSLPPGKFHRISRDSGEVVQESWAYRPPRKVARIAAPPEANVSGSPLAMVRTVERTPPTKAYASPESYLSPGIGKLTGQEVSGSCTELSPQCFGGGGRRSEKVDEEKENGMWHGLSGRFPSVSLFKEYQNAAMAESLSLKKQVGERYLATLIFLMKSEIRTLSLMRIAMFSVLSLLFVHTCSMFLFGVADSQMAGALVSDVKRDFRNQIMIFQAQLRPEPKTKLVSFQTNLDHKHLARCYFYRIC
- the LOC107630017 gene encoding uncharacterized protein LOC107630017 isoform X10, whose translation is MPYPVIVDDNDIDDAALWAVIDSAAASHSSSKSKTLPTITYPNQRQSPSPVSKPSPSPVSSLPPGKFHRISRDSGEVVQESWAYRPPRKVARIAAPPEANVSGSPLAMVRTVERTPPTKAYASPESYLSPGIGKLTGQEVSGSCTELSPQCFGGGGRRSEKVDEEKENGMWHGLSGRFPSVSLFKEYQNAAMAESLSLKKQVGERYLATLIFLMKSEIRTLSLMRIAMFSVLSLLFVHTCRVADSQMAGALVSDVKRDFRNQIMIFQAQLRPEPKTKLVRYVIFGVYFVYFILFLVHWEQ
- the LOC107630017 gene encoding uncharacterized protein LOC107630017 isoform X4: MPYPVIVDDNDIDDAALWAVIDSAAASHSSSKSKTLPTITYPNQRQSPSPVSKPSPSPVSSLPPGKFHRISRDSGEVVQESWAYRPPRKVARIAAPPEANVSGSPLAMVRTVERTPPTKAYASPESYLSPGIGKLTGQEVSGSCTELSPQCFGGGGRRSEKVDEEKENGMWHGLSGRFPSVSLFKEYQNAAMAILEKTDYTLISGKSFIKKTGWRKISCYFNISYEIRDKNIEFDENRNVQRAEFVVRAYMQGGRFSDGWGSCERCEKRFQKPNHDIPSTAETRAKNKACQVRHFWCVLCLFYFVFGTLGAMRFGSKTSYKLLN
- the LOC107630017 gene encoding uncharacterized protein LOC107630017 isoform X13, yielding MPYPVIVDDNDIDDAALWAVIDSAAASHSSSKSKTLPTITYPNQRQSPSPVSKPSPSPVSSLPPGKFHRISRDSGEVVQESWAYRPPRKVARIAAPPEANVSGSPLAMVRTVERTPPTKAYASPESYLSPGIGKLTGQEVSGSCTELSPQCFGGGGRRSEKVDEEKENGMWHGLSGRFPSVSLFKEYQNAAMAESLSLKKQVGERYLATLIFLMKSEIRTLSLMRIAMFSVLSLLFVHTCRVADSQMAGALVSDVKRDFRNQIMIFQAQLRPEPKTKLVRIC